A section of the Quatrionicoccus australiensis genome encodes:
- a CDS encoding YgaP family membrane protein, producing the protein MTIERIIRIMAGFFILLSLALGVEESPLFVSRWFLAFTAFVGFNLLQSGFTGFCPPEKLLAKLGVKRGNGGGCCG; encoded by the coding sequence ATGACCATCGAACGCATCATCCGCATCATGGCGGGCTTTTTCATCCTTCTTTCCCTGGCACTTGGTGTCGAGGAAAGCCCGCTTTTCGTTTCGCGCTGGTTCCTCGCATTCACCGCTTTTGTCGGCTTCAATTTGTTACAGAGTGGTTTCACCGGCTTCTGTCCGCCGGAAAAACTGCTGGCAAAACTGGGTGTGAAGCGCGGCAATGGCGGTGGCTGCTGCGGTTGA
- a CDS encoding efflux RND transporter permease subunit, translating to MAHTEEKLGISGRIAAAFLTSRMTPLLALVAFLLGLFATLVTPREEEPQIDVTMADVLIAFPGASAKDVENLVARPAEQVLSRMHGVEHVQSVSRPGGAVVTVQFDVGVKYNDAVLRLYDTVMSHRDWLAPNLGVMEPVIKPRGIDDVPIVSLTFWTRDENRSAFDLQQVARAVEIELKRIKGTRDVSTIGGPEHAIRVLMDAERMTSYGITPQDIAAALKVSNALQSSGSLTAGNREVLVQTGTYLESAADVKQLVIAVRGSAGERKPVFLSDVATVEDGADQPKAYAWFGSKDGEFPAVTMQLSKQPGVNAADVASAAVDRIESLKNTVIPEGIEVTVTRNYGETATEKAQKLIGKLVFATAFVVLLVFFALGRREAVIVGVAVTLTLAATLFASWAWGFTLNRVSLFALIFSIGILVDDAIVVVENIHRWQGLYPEKSLLEIIPGAVDEVGGPTILATLTVIAALLPMAFVSGLMGPYMSPIPINSSMGMAISLAVAFVVTPWLAGKLMKSHAAGHALPAQSKLDARLDATFRKLLTPFLDPLKGAAMRLKLGIAVVLLILGSVSLAYFQLVVLKMLPFDNKSEFQVVLDMPVGTPLEETARVLHEIGSELAGVEDVVNYQAYAGTASPINFNGLVRQYYLRAAPEKGDIQVNLADKHHRSRQSHEIAVSLRERIEAIGKKNGGVAKVVEVPPGPPVMSPIVAEIYGPDYKGQMSVGKQVRAAFEKTDDLVAVDDYIEADSRKAVLHVLQSKAALLGVAQSDIIEVVGMGLAGQDVTPARNTESKFEIPVRITLPAEKQSNLDALLKLRVRSRDGLLVPVSELVEVRDAAREKAIYHKDLLPVVYVVGDMGGQLDSPLYGMFDVRSQINGMALKEGGTLGEFFIRQPADPYAGYSVKWDGEWQVTYETFRDMGLAYAVGLILIYLLVVAHFGSYLVPLIIMAPIPLTIIGVMPGHALFGSQFTATSMIGMIALAGIIVRNSILLVDFIKLQVAAGMPFAEAVVQSAAVRAKPIALTALAAMLGALFILDDPIFNGLALSMIFGILVSTLLTLVVIPVLYFSAFRKEQQQ from the coding sequence ATGGCGCACACAGAGGAAAAGCTCGGCATCTCCGGGCGCATCGCCGCCGCCTTCCTGACTTCGCGCATGACGCCGTTGCTGGCGCTGGTCGCCTTTTTGCTCGGCCTGTTCGCAACCCTGGTCACGCCGCGCGAAGAGGAGCCGCAGATCGACGTCACCATGGCCGATGTGCTGATCGCTTTCCCCGGCGCCTCGGCCAAGGATGTCGAGAATCTGGTGGCGCGGCCGGCCGAACAGGTCCTGTCGCGCATGCACGGCGTCGAGCACGTCCAGTCGGTGTCGCGCCCCGGCGGCGCGGTGGTCACCGTGCAGTTCGACGTCGGCGTCAAATACAACGATGCGGTGCTGCGCCTCTACGATACCGTGATGTCGCACCGCGACTGGCTGGCGCCCAATCTCGGCGTCATGGAGCCGGTGATCAAGCCGCGTGGCATCGACGATGTACCCATCGTCTCGCTGACCTTCTGGACGCGGGATGAAAACCGTTCGGCCTTCGACCTGCAGCAGGTGGCACGCGCCGTCGAAATCGAGCTGAAGCGGATCAAGGGCACGCGCGACGTATCCACCATCGGCGGGCCGGAGCACGCCATCCGCGTGCTCATGGACGCCGAGCGAATGACTTCCTACGGCATCACGCCGCAGGACATCGCCGCCGCGCTCAAGGTGTCGAACGCGCTGCAATCGTCGGGCAGCCTGACTGCCGGCAATCGCGAGGTGCTGGTGCAGACCGGTACTTATCTCGAATCGGCCGCCGACGTGAAGCAACTGGTGATTGCCGTGCGCGGCAGTGCCGGCGAGCGCAAGCCGGTTTTCCTGAGCGACGTTGCCACGGTCGAGGACGGCGCCGACCAGCCCAAGGCCTATGCCTGGTTTGGTAGCAAGGACGGCGAATTCCCGGCGGTCACGATGCAGTTGTCGAAGCAGCCCGGCGTCAACGCGGCCGATGTCGCGAGCGCCGCGGTCGACCGCATCGAAAGCCTGAAAAACACGGTGATCCCGGAAGGCATTGAAGTCACCGTGACGCGCAACTACGGCGAGACGGCGACCGAGAAGGCGCAGAAGCTGATCGGTAAACTCGTTTTCGCCACCGCTTTTGTCGTGCTGCTGGTTTTCTTTGCGCTCGGCCGGCGCGAGGCGGTGATCGTCGGCGTCGCCGTGACCCTGACTCTGGCCGCGACGCTGTTCGCTTCCTGGGCCTGGGGTTTCACGCTGAATCGCGTGTCGCTGTTCGCGCTGATCTTCTCGATCGGCATCCTGGTCGACGACGCGATCGTTGTCGTCGAGAACATTCACCGCTGGCAGGGCCTGTATCCGGAAAAGAGCTTGCTGGAAATCATCCCGGGCGCTGTGGACGAAGTCGGCGGGCCGACCATCCTGGCGACCCTGACGGTGATTGCGGCGCTGCTGCCGATGGCCTTCGTGAGCGGCCTGATGGGCCCGTACATGAGCCCGATCCCGATCAATTCGTCGATGGGTATGGCCATTTCGCTGGCCGTCGCCTTCGTCGTCACGCCCTGGCTGGCCGGCAAGCTGATGAAATCGCACGCGGCCGGACACGCGCTGCCGGCGCAGTCGAAGCTCGACGCCCGGCTCGATGCGACCTTCCGCAAGCTGCTGACGCCCTTCCTTGATCCGCTCAAGGGCGCCGCGATGCGTCTCAAGCTGGGCATTGCCGTTGTCCTGCTCATCCTCGGTTCGGTGTCGCTGGCTTACTTCCAGCTCGTCGTGCTGAAAATGCTGCCCTTCGACAACAAGAGCGAGTTCCAGGTCGTGCTCGACATGCCGGTCGGCACGCCGCTCGAAGAAACGGCGCGCGTGCTGCACGAAATCGGCAGCGAACTGGCCGGCGTTGAAGATGTGGTCAATTACCAGGCCTATGCCGGCACGGCCAGCCCGATCAATTTCAACGGCCTGGTGCGTCAGTACTACCTGCGCGCCGCGCCGGAAAAGGGCGACATCCAGGTCAATCTCGCCGACAAGCATCACCGCTCGCGCCAGAGCCACGAAATCGCTGTGTCGCTGCGCGAGCGCATTGAGGCGATCGGCAAGAAGAATGGCGGCGTCGCCAAGGTCGTCGAAGTGCCGCCCGGCCCGCCGGTGATGTCGCCGATCGTCGCGGAAATCTACGGTCCCGACTACAAGGGCCAGATGAGCGTCGGCAAGCAGGTGCGGGCCGCGTTCGAGAAGACGGACGATCTCGTGGCGGTCGACGACTATATCGAGGCCGATTCCAGAAAGGCCGTGCTGCATGTGCTGCAAAGCAAGGCGGCGCTGCTCGGCGTCGCGCAGAGCGACATCATCGAGGTGGTCGGCATGGGGCTGGCCGGGCAGGATGTGACGCCGGCGCGCAATACCGAATCGAAATTCGAGATTCCGGTGCGCATCACGCTGCCGGCCGAGAAGCAGTCGAATCTCGACGCCCTGCTCAAGCTGCGCGTGCGTTCACGCGACGGCCTGCTGGTGCCGGTTTCGGAACTCGTCGAAGTGCGCGATGCGGCGCGCGAAAAAGCGATCTACCACAAGGATCTGCTGCCGGTGGTCTATGTCGTCGGCGACATGGGCGGCCAGCTCGATTCGCCGCTCTACGGCATGTTCGACGTGCGCTCGCAGATCAACGGCATGGCGCTCAAGGAAGGCGGCACGCTCGGCGAATTCTTTATCCGCCAGCCGGCCGATCCGTATGCCGGCTACAGCGTCAAGTGGGACGGCGAGTGGCAGGTGACCTATGAAACCTTCCGCGACATGGGCCTCGCCTACGCGGTCGGCCTGATCCTGATCTACCTGCTGGTCGTGGCGCACTTCGGCTCCTACCTCGTGCCGCTGATCATCATGGCGCCGATCCCGCTCACCATCATCGGCGTCATGCCTGGCCATGCGCTGTTCGGCTCGCAATTCACCGCGACCTCGATGATCGGCATGATCGCGCTGGCCGGCATCATCGTGCGCAACTCCATCCTGCTCGTCGATTTCATCAAGCTGCAGGTCGCCGCCGGCATGCCTTTCGCCGAGGCCGTCGTGCAATCGGCCGCGGTGCGGGCCAAGCCGATCGCGCTGACCGCACTGGCCGCCATGCTCGGCGCACTGTTCATCCTCGACGATCCGATCTTCAACGGTCTGGCGCTCTCGATGATCTTCGGCATTCTCGTCTCCACCCTGCTCACGCTGGTGGTGATCCCCGTTCTCTATTTCTCGGCCTTCCGCAAGGAGCAGCAACAATGA
- a CDS encoding efflux RND transporter periplasmic adaptor subunit: MNSKLIHALVFALLGMSTAAQAAEPLPVIVVKPHLVALGFPAESLVEAVQQATVGAQIAGRVVEVRADAGQAVRKGDLLMRIDAREADEAARAAEAQYVNAKLNYERHKSLKDQKFVSQAAVDKARADFDAAAANRSAAGAGQSHAAIVAPLDGIVARRLTELGDMATPGKPLFVIYQPGSLRVTASVPQYRLKEMQGVKAARVEFPELGKWVDAVSVKLLPTADASTHVSQVRVQLPPMPEAMPGMFARVHFVVGQAEKLTVPATAIVRRGEVAAVYVQAADGRTSLRQLRLGDAVGQGEIEVLAGLASGDKVVADPVKAGIQLKSAK, encoded by the coding sequence ATGAATTCAAAACTTATCCACGCTCTGGTTTTTGCTCTTCTCGGGATGTCGACCGCTGCGCAGGCAGCCGAGCCGCTGCCGGTCATTGTCGTCAAGCCGCATCTGGTGGCGCTCGGCTTTCCGGCCGAATCGCTGGTCGAAGCCGTGCAACAGGCAACCGTCGGGGCGCAGATCGCCGGTCGGGTCGTTGAAGTGAGGGCCGATGCCGGGCAGGCGGTACGCAAGGGCGACCTGCTGATGCGTATCGACGCGCGCGAAGCCGATGAAGCGGCAAGGGCGGCCGAGGCGCAGTACGTCAATGCGAAACTCAATTACGAGCGGCACAAGAGCCTGAAGGACCAGAAATTCGTCAGCCAGGCCGCCGTCGACAAGGCGCGCGCCGATTTCGACGCGGCCGCTGCCAATCGTTCGGCCGCCGGGGCCGGGCAGAGCCATGCGGCAATCGTTGCTCCACTGGATGGCATCGTCGCCCGCCGTCTGACCGAGCTTGGCGACATGGCGACGCCGGGCAAGCCCCTGTTCGTCATTTATCAGCCGGGCAGCCTGCGCGTCACCGCCAGCGTGCCGCAATATCGCCTGAAGGAAATGCAGGGCGTCAAGGCGGCACGGGTCGAGTTCCCGGAACTCGGCAAGTGGGTCGATGCCGTTTCGGTCAAACTGCTGCCGACCGCGGATGCGTCCACCCATGTCTCGCAGGTACGTGTGCAATTGCCGCCGATGCCGGAAGCGATGCCGGGCATGTTTGCCCGCGTGCATTTTGTTGTCGGCCAGGCCGAAAAGCTGACCGTGCCGGCCACGGCTATCGTGAGGCGTGGCGAGGTGGCGGCGGTTTACGTGCAGGCGGCCGATGGCCGTACCAGCCTGCGCCAGCTGCGTCTCGGTGATGCGGTCGGGCAGGGCGAGATCGAAGTGCTGGCCGGTCTGGCCAGCGGCGACAAGGTGGTGGCCGATCCGGTCAAGGCCGGTATCCAGCTCAAGTCGGCGAAGTAA
- a CDS encoding PAS domain S-box protein, translated as MLVAAGLEQVRRQERETQVRQLASAVAQDLGERLERALSASHALAAMLRQGGGVIDDFDPLGRELIGLFGGISALQLAPGGTISHVVPLAGNERVIGFSPLNDPVQGPEVQQVISSHKLGLTGPFELRQGGVGIVGRNPVFLADQDGREHFWGLVQVLIRVPDLLVATRLNDIEEAGCRYELWRFPPGSMSRHVFSRSSEQPLVEPVDIRISVANGEWVLSVAPDGGWYSPARLVLDGLLVLLLASIAALVTYFVLRQPQLLRHEVATRVRELQASEHKFHELVDSVGVILLKWDRQGNIVFINRFGEEFFGFAPGELDGRPLLGSIMPEMESDGRDLRQLVTQCLLEPETHASSFNENICKNGKRVWVVWRNQAIRDAAGAVTGMFSVGLDPALWQSRHSSSRLRHDDPATS; from the coding sequence GTGCTGGTTGCTGCGGGCCTGGAACAGGTGCGGCGTCAGGAGCGCGAAACCCAGGTTCGCCAACTGGCATCGGCCGTTGCGCAGGATCTCGGCGAGCGCCTTGAGCGCGCCCTGTCTGCCTCGCATGCCCTCGCCGCCATGCTGCGTCAGGGCGGTGGTGTCATCGATGACTTTGACCCGCTGGGGAGGGAGCTGATTGGTCTTTTTGGCGGCATTTCGGCGCTGCAACTGGCACCGGGTGGCACGATCAGTCATGTCGTGCCGCTAGCCGGCAACGAGCGGGTTATCGGCTTCAGTCCGCTCAATGATCCTGTGCAGGGCCCCGAGGTGCAGCAGGTCATCAGCAGCCACAAGCTTGGGCTGACCGGCCCGTTCGAGTTGCGCCAGGGCGGGGTCGGTATTGTCGGGCGCAATCCGGTTTTTCTTGCCGATCAGGATGGCCGGGAGCATTTCTGGGGCTTGGTTCAGGTTTTGATCCGCGTCCCCGACTTGCTGGTTGCGACGCGTCTGAACGATATCGAAGAGGCTGGATGTCGTTACGAGTTGTGGCGTTTTCCGCCCGGAAGCATGAGCCGGCACGTCTTTTCCCGTTCATCGGAGCAGCCGCTGGTCGAGCCGGTCGATATCCGGATTTCGGTGGCCAACGGTGAATGGGTGCTCAGCGTGGCACCCGATGGTGGCTGGTATTCACCCGCTCGTTTGGTTCTGGATGGCCTGCTTGTCTTGCTGCTCGCGAGCATTGCCGCGCTTGTGACTTATTTTGTCCTGCGCCAGCCGCAGCTGTTGCGGCACGAGGTGGCAACTCGGGTGCGTGAACTGCAGGCCAGCGAGCACAAGTTTCACGAGCTGGTCGATTCGGTGGGCGTGATCCTGCTCAAGTGGGACCGGCAGGGCAATATCGTTTTCATCAACCGCTTTGGCGAAGAATTCTTCGGTTTCGCACCCGGCGAACTGGACGGCCGGCCCTTGCTGGGCAGCATCATGCCGGAGATGGAATCCGATGGGCGTGACCTGCGGCAACTCGTCACGCAGTGCCTGCTTGAGCCGGAAACCCATGCCAGCAGCTTCAACGAAAATATCTGCAAGAATGGCAAGCGGGTCTGGGTGGTCTGGCGCAACCAGGCGATTCGCGATGCGGCTGGCGCGGTAACCGGCATGTTCAGTGTCGGGCTGGACCCCGCGCTGTGGCAGTCGCGTCATTCGTCCTCCCGGTTGCGCCACGACGATCCGGCCACTTCATGA
- a CDS encoding c-type cytochrome, with product MKHCIAIFVAAGLLTGQAMASDELAKAKNCMTCHSFDKKIVGPSYKDVVAKRAGEKGVEAALAGKIKNGSKGEWGAVPMPPNNVTDAEAATLAKWVLTHK from the coding sequence ATGAAACACTGCATCGCGATTTTTGTTGCTGCCGGCTTGTTGACCGGTCAGGCCATGGCTTCCGATGAGCTTGCGAAGGCCAAGAACTGCATGACTTGCCACTCCTTCGACAAGAAGATCGTCGGGCCGAGTTACAAGGATGTGGTTGCCAAGCGTGCCGGTGAGAAGGGCGTCGAGGCTGCGCTGGCCGGAAAAATCAAGAATGGCAGCAAGGGCGAATGGGGTGCCGTGCCGATGCCGCCGAATAACGTGACCGATGCGGAAGCCGCTACGCTGGCCAAGTGGGTACTTACCCACAAGTAA